AATCTTAAAAATGGAGAATTTAGTGGTTTAAACGGTGAGTATTATCAAAATCAAAATTTTGAAGGAAAGCCCTCATTCAGTAGAAATGATGTTCAAGTAGATTTTAGTTGGTTATTAAAAAAGCCGATAGAAGAAATGAAGAGCGATGATTTTTCAGTCAGATGGACAGGGGAATTAATCCCCGAAGAAACAGGAAAATACAGAATTGGTCTTAAGGCGAGAACTGGAGGTAAAGTTTACTTTAATGATTCATTGCGAGTTGATTTTACTAATGAGCACGAACCTAAAACGGGGTATTTTGATGCTGAATTGAAAAAAGGGAAGGCATATACTGTTAAAATTGAATATACGAATCATCATACAGATTCGCAAGTGCACTTACTTTGGGCTAAAACGGATAAAAATTTATTAGAGCCTGCAATTGAAGTAGCTAAAAAGGCGGAAGTTATTGTACTCTGTTTAGGACTGTCTCCTGAAATTGAAGGTGAAGAAATGCCAGTAGTTCTAGAGGGTTTCGATAAAGGAGATAGGTCCGAAATTACGTTGCCAAAGTCGCAAATTAAATTAATGAAAGAAATTCAAGCTCTAGGTAAACCAACCATTTTAGTTTTAATGAACGGAAGTGCGTTGGCGATAAATTGGGCAGGTGAAAATATTCCAGCAATATTAGAAGCATGGTATCCTGGAGAGTTTGGTGGTAACGCCATTGCTGATGTATTATTTGGAGATTATAACCCTGCAGGAAGACTGCCAGTTACCTTTTATAAGTCTGTTGATGATCTGCCAGATTTTAAATCGTATGACATGGAAAATAGAACTTATAAATTTTTTAAAGGAAAACCTCTATTTCCTTTTGGTCATGGATTAAGTTATACTAACTTTACATATCGAAATTTCGCAGTGCCAAGTGGCGTAAAACCTGGGGAACAAATACCAGTATCAGTGGAAGTTACTAATGCAGGAGCGTTAAATGGAGATGAAGTAGTGCAATTATATGTGTCGTTAGATGAGAGCAATGAAAAAACTCCAATAAGATCACTGGTTGGTTTTAAGCGGATTCAATTAAAAGCTGGAGAAACAAAAATTGTAAAATTTAATATTTCTTCTGAGAAATATGCCTATATAAAAGAAAATGGCGAAGCAGAAATTAGAAAAGGAATGATTACCGTCTCAATTGGAGGGAAACAGCCTTCTTTTAGTGGAATAGCAGATGCATCATCGACTCAGGTAATAACAAAAAAAATAAAGATAACGAACTAAACGATGTTAATTTAAGATTAAAAACATGAACAAACAAATTGATCAACAAGCAGCTGATAATATACGTGCATTAGCAGTAGCAATGGTAGAAAAGGCAAATTCAGGACACCCAGGAGGTCCAATGGGAGGAGCAGACTTTATGCATATCTTATATTCAGAATTTTTTAATTATGATCCTACAGATATGACATGGCCGTTTAGAGATCGTTTTTTTATGGATGCTGGCCATTTATCAACATTAATGTATGCTCAGTATTATCTTTTAGGTAATTATAAGAAAGATGATGTTGCCAATTTTAGACAATGGGGTTCAATAACTCCTGGTCATCCAGAAGTTGATGTGAAAAGAGGAATAGAGAATACATCTGGGCCACTGGGTCAAGGTCATACTATGGGGGTTGGAGCTGCTATTGCAACCAAATTCTTAGAAGCTCGATTTGGAGATTGGATGAATTATAAAACGTATGGTTTTATTTCTGATGGTGGAGTTCAAGAAGAAATTTCACAAGGAGCAGGTAGAATTGCAGGACATTTAGGGTTGAGTAATTTTATTATGTTTTATGACTCTAATGATATTCAGTTGTCAAGTTCTACAGATGAAGTTACGAGTGAAGATACTGAAATGAAGTATAAAGCTTGGGGCTGGAATGTGTTGACTATAGATGGGCATAATCATGATGAAATTAGAGAAGCATTAACAAATGCTAACAATGAGACAGAAAGACCAACTTTAATTATTGGTAAAACCATAATGGGTAAGGGTTGTGTTGCTGCTGATGGAAGTATGTTTGAAGGCTATTGTGAATTGCACGGCCAACCGATAGGAAATACGGGAGCAGATTATGCAAAAACAATGGTAAATTTAGGAGCAAATACTGAAAGTCCATTTGATATTTTTGCCGATGTAGAGCAATTTTATAAAAACTTGATAGAACGAAAAACTGCTGAAGCAGCGAAAAAGAAATCAGAAATTGCGACATGGAAAAGTGAAAATGAAGCATTAGCTAAAAAATTAGATTTCTTTTTATCTGGAGAATTACCAGAATTAGATTTTGAATCCATTGAACAAAAAGCAGGATTGGCAACAAGAGCAGCTTCTTCTAATGTGTTAGCGTATTTAGCTGAAAATGTAGAAAATATGATTGTGTCTTCTGCAGATTTATCAAATAGTGATAAAACAGATGGTTTCTTAAAGAAAACACATGCATTACAAAAAGGAGATTTTAGTGGTTCGTTTCTACAGGCAGGTGTTGCGGAGTTAACAATGGCTTGTATTGCAAATGGTATTGCGTTGCATGGTGGAATTATTCCGGTAGTTGCAACATTCTTTGTGTTTTCAGATTATATGAAACCAGCTATTCGATTAAGTTGTATTCAAGAGTTACCTGTAAAATATGTTTGGACGCATGATGCTTTCCGTGTAGGAGAAGATGGACCTACACATCAGCCAGTTGAGCAAGAAGCTCAATTGCGATTGTTAGAAAAATTAAAAAATCATAGTGGTAATCCAAGTTTCTTAGCATTAAGACCTGCTGATTCAGCAGAAACAAGTGTGTCTTGGAAAATGGCTTTAGAGAATAAAAGCACGCCTTCAGGTTTAATACTTTCAAGACAAGGTATTAAAGATGTAGAAGCAATTGGTTCTTCAAGATATACTGAAGCTTTAGCGTCAGAAAAAGGAGGTTATTTAGTGAAAAAAGTTGAAAATCCAGATGTTGTTTTAATAGCAAACGGATCAGAAGTTGCCACTTTAGTTGCTGCAGCTGAAATTTTAGAGTCTAAAAATGGATTAAAAGTGAATATTGCTTCAATAATTTCAGAAGGATTGTTCAGATTACAATCTAAAGATTATCAAAATAGTGTAATTCCTAATGATAAGCCGTTGTTTGGTTTAACTGCAGGTTTACCAGTCAATCTTCAAGGATTAGTTGGTGCTAATGGCAGTGTCTTCGGGTTAGATCATTTTGGATATTCAGCACCGGCAAATGTGCTTGACGAAAAATTTGGATTTACAGGAGAGAAAGTAAGTAATGAAGTATTAGAATATTTAAAAACCTTATAAAAATAAATTATATGAAATTTTTTATAGACACAGCAAATCTTGACCAGATTAAAGAAGCTCAAGATTTAGGAGTATTAGATGGAGTTACTACAAACCCATCATTAATGGCAAAAGAAGGAATTACTGGAGCTGAAAATATTTTACAACATTACCGTGATATCTGTGAAGCAGTTGAGGGCGATGTATCTGCAGAGGTTATTGCAACAGATTATGAAGGAATGGTTAAACAAGGTGAAGAGTTAGCGGCCTTAAATCCTCAAATTGTTGTGAAATTACCAATGATTGCAGCGGGTGTTAAAGCGTGTAAATATTTTTCAGATAAAGGAATTAAAACGAATGTAACCTTGGTGTTCTCTGTTGGGCAAGCATTGTTAGCAGCCAAAGCAGGAGCTACTTATGTGTCTCCATTTTTAGGTCGTCTAGATGATATATCAACAGATGGATTAAATTTAATAAAAGAAATTAGGCTTGTTTATGATAACTATGGTTTCAAAACTCAAATATTAGCCGCATCTATTAGAAATACAATGCACGTAATTAACTGTGCAAAAATAGGTTCAGATGTAATGACTGGGCCTTTATCATCAATTACGGGATTATTGAAACACCCACTTACAGATAGTGGATTGGCTCAATTTTTAGCCGATTACGCGAAAGGTAATTAAGAACATTTTTTTAATGAGTTAGCCGGTGAATCAAATTTCATTGGTTAACTTTTTTGTATAATGATACGTCAGAACAAATTTATTGGTAATTTATTAATTGCAATTTCCGTTTGTTTTTTATTTCAATGTAAAAAGGATACAAAAAGCAGTTTAAATTTAAAGGATGACGCTCTAAAAAATCATGCTATGACTATTAGTAAAAGTAAGTATGGAACAACTCCTAGTGGAATTTCTGTAGACTGTTTTACATTAAAGAATAAAAATGGTGTTGAGGTTGAAATTATAAATTATGGAGGAATTGTAAAATCCATAAAAGTTCCTAATAAAAAAGGTACAATAGAAAACGTTGTTTTAGGATACGATTCGTTATCTCAATATATAAATGGTGATTCTTTTTTAGGTGCCACTATTGGACGTTTTGGAAACCGCATTGCAAATGGTAAATTTACCTTAGATGGTAAAGAATATACCTTAGCTTTAAACAATGCTCCAAATAGTTTGCATGGTGGAGATAAAGGCTTTGATAATGTAATTTGGAAGGCAACTACAAAATCAGATGAAAATTCTGTTTCTTTAGTCTTAAACTATCTTAGTGTAGATATGGAAGAAGGGTTTCCAGGAAATTTAAATACAACAGTAACGTTTACCTTAAATTCTGACAATGCTTTAGATATTTTATATGAGGCGAATACAGATAAAAAGACAATAATCAACCTAACAAACCATTCTTATTTTAATTTATCTGGTAATTTTAAGAATGACATTTTAGACCATAAATTACAAATACGAGCAGATAAAATAGTACCCGTAAATAAAAACCTTATTCCAACTGGTGAGCTTGTTTCAGTTGAAAATACACCTTTTGACTTTAGATCATTTAAAATAATTGGTGCTGATATTGATGCCGATAATCAACAAATAAAGTTTGGTTTTGGGTATGATCATTGCTGGGTGTTGAAAAATCAAAATGACGATGTAAGGCTAATTGCAGAAGCATATCATGAAGAAAGCGGAAGAGTGCTTGAGGTTTTTTCCGACGAACCTGGAGTTCAATTTTATACAGGGAATCATCTTAATGGCACGCATGGTAAAAGAACAGGATTTTGTTTAGAAACACAACATTATCCGGATTCTCCAAATCAGGTGAATTTTCCGTCAGTTGTGCTGGATGTTGGTGAAACTTATAGCTCAAGAACAGCTTATAAATTTTCTGTTAAGTAGCTTGTTGTTAGGGGATAACGATATAGAGAAAGTTCATGCTTTTTACCAAGATAGGTGTGCTAATTCTTACAAACAATTCATAGGTTTACTAAAAGGTACTTGATAATAGTAATGAAATATTAAGTATTTTTTTTATTTTAGAATCCGCTTATTTTAATAAAATAAAAATTTTCAATACGTATAAAGAACAATTACAGATTTATGTTAAAGGACGATAACAGTGTGGTAAATAGAGTGAGTTTGAAAAAACTGATGCTACTATTTCTTGTTTTTTGTTGTTTTTTTACAAGTAATTTGTCTGCACAATTGCCAAATTTGGACTACAGTTTTGTCAATATAAAAAATGGAATATCTAATGTTGCCATTTCTACAATTATTCAAGATCAGTATGGTATTATTTGGATGGGTACCAATGGAACAGGATTAATAAGGTATGATGGTATTGATCATATTTCGTACAAACATAAATTAAATGATGCTAGCTCTATAAGTAATAGTCTCGTTAATTGTGCAAAGTTAGATTCTAAAAATAGAATATGGATTGGCACTGAAGAAGGACTGAATTTGTACAATCAAGATTTAGATCAGTTTAAAAAGATTTCTTTGGGCAATGAAAAACAAACCAATGCTTCCATTCGTAGTATAGAGCAAGATAGTTTGGGTAACCTTTTTGTGGGTACCTATAAACAAGGGCTTTTTAAGTTGAATTTAGAAAGTTTTAAGTCTGAAAAAGTGTCCAATTCTACTATAAACAACCAATCTGTTTTCATAAATATAAATAGTATTCAGCTAGCAGGATCAGGAAGAGTATTTGTCGGTACAAATTTGGGATTAAAGGAAGTTGATGTGGAATCAAATTCATTAGTTAATGTGGTTTATGTTGATAAAAACGAGAGAACACCAATAGCTAATTTTATAGAAGCGATGTTGGTAGATACCGATAATAATTTATGGGTAGGTACTTTGTCTGACGGTATTTTTAAATTTAAGATTGGGAATGGTCCTGGTAACGAACTAACTGAATATAATCATTTTGCGATTTCTGATAAAATGATTATGACGATGATTCAATTAGACGACCATAGCTTGATGATCGGTACAGAGAATGATGGACTATTTCATTTAGAGACTTCGGGTAAAGTAATTAAGAATTATTTACTGAATAAGCAAGATGAAAAAAGTATTCATTCGAATTCTATCTGGTCGTTATTTTTAGATTCAAATAAGAGAATTTGGATGGGGTATTATAATAGTGGTCTGGCAGTAAGCGATAATTTATATGATAAGTTTAGAAATATAGAGAGTTTATCACGTAATCCAAATTCTTTAAAAGCAAATTCCGTTATGGGAATTGTAAAAGATAAATCAGATAGGTTATGGATTGGTATGGATGGTGGTGGTATAGATATTTATAATCTGAAAACGGACAAATATACACATATTAATAAAGAAGAAAATTTTCCTTATTCTGGATTGACGAGTGATTATATTGAAACTATTTTTATTGATAGTAAAGAGAATATTTGGGCTGGAAGTTGGGATAGTGGTATTTTTCTCTTGAAGAAAGGACATAAAAAATTTATTAATTACAATATAGAAAATACAAAAGGGAAATTAACTTCAAATACCATACTAAGTATTAGTGAAGATCCAGATGGTACTATTTGGATAGGTACTTTTTTTAAAGGGCTTCACTCTTTTGATCCAGTTAGTAAAGAAATTACGCATTATAATTCAAAACCTTTTGTTGAAAATGGCATTACTACGAGTGACGTTAGAAAGGTGTTAGTTGATCCAGAAAGTAACATTTGGTTGGGTACTACGAAGGGGTTGTTTAAGATAAAAAAAATACCCAGTGGCCAGTTTTCAATAGTTTCTATGGAAAAAAGGTTATCTGAAAAATATGGTAATTATGCCAGTGCGAATCATATTTTATCATTACACTTAGGTACTGATAATATTTTATGGATTGGTACAAGAGGGGCTGGTTTGTGTAAATACAATCTTAATACTGATGAGCTAGAGTGGTACAATAGGTTGTCGGGTTTACAAGAGGAGAATGTCGCAGGAATTATTCAAAGTAAAGAAGGAGATTTATGGTTAACAGGTAATGAAGGCATCTCAAAATTAGATAGAAAGAATAATACTTTTATAAATTATACAGTCAATGATGGTCTACTTTCCAATGACTTTAATTTTAATGCTGCATTAAGAGATAAAGAGGGTATTCTTTACTTCGGTAATTTTAAGGGTATTGATTATTTTAATCCTAAAGACATTAAAATTAATAATAGCGTGCCTTCATTATATTTAGTGGGTTTTAAATTATTTAATGAATCCGTACTTCCTTATCAAAAAAACTCACCATTAAAAAAAGTAATTGCAGAAACTAAAAGTATTACGTTAGATAATTCACAATCGGTATTTACAATAGAATTTGCTGCTATTAATTATACAAGACCTGAAAAAAATCAATACGCTTATTATTTGGAAGGCTTAGAAAGTTCTTGGAATTATGTGGGTAATTTACGTAGTGCAACGTACACACATTTAAATCATGGAGAATATGTTTTTAAATTAAAAGCGGCTAATAATGATGGCGTATGGAATGAAGTGCCCTTAAGTTTATCTATTAAAATTCTACCTCCATGGTGGAAAACGAATTGGGCATTTTTGACCTATTTCGCTCTTCTTTTATTGATTTTATATTTACTCTATAATATCACACAGAACAGAATTAGAGAAAAACAAGTAATCGCTAATGAGAGAAGTAAAAGGTTTCAAGAAGAGGAGTTAAATGATAAGAAATTTCAATTTTTTACCAATATATCTCATGAGTTTAGAACACCATTAACACTTATTCTAAGCCCGTTAACAAATTTAATTAACAATAAAGTTGTGAATTTTCCTGATGATGTCAAAGGAAAACTTCAAATTATTGAAAAAAATGCAAAAAGATTATCAAGGTTAACCAATGAGTTAATGGACTTTAGAAAATTGGAGCAACATAAATTAAAAATTAAAGCGAATAAAATTAATCTAATTCCATTTTGCGAAGATATTGTTAGTTACTTTGACGAAGAGGCCACTCGGAGGAATATTTATTTGAATGTAGATGCCGATGTTTCCGAA
The nucleotide sequence above comes from Aureibaculum algae. Encoded proteins:
- a CDS encoding transketolase family protein, which codes for MNKQIDQQAADNIRALAVAMVEKANSGHPGGPMGGADFMHILYSEFFNYDPTDMTWPFRDRFFMDAGHLSTLMYAQYYLLGNYKKDDVANFRQWGSITPGHPEVDVKRGIENTSGPLGQGHTMGVGAAIATKFLEARFGDWMNYKTYGFISDGGVQEEISQGAGRIAGHLGLSNFIMFYDSNDIQLSSSTDEVTSEDTEMKYKAWGWNVLTIDGHNHDEIREALTNANNETERPTLIIGKTIMGKGCVAADGSMFEGYCELHGQPIGNTGADYAKTMVNLGANTESPFDIFADVEQFYKNLIERKTAEAAKKKSEIATWKSENEALAKKLDFFLSGELPELDFESIEQKAGLATRAASSNVLAYLAENVENMIVSSADLSNSDKTDGFLKKTHALQKGDFSGSFLQAGVAELTMACIANGIALHGGIIPVVATFFVFSDYMKPAIRLSCIQELPVKYVWTHDAFRVGEDGPTHQPVEQEAQLRLLEKLKNHSGNPSFLALRPADSAETSVSWKMALENKSTPSGLILSRQGIKDVEAIGSSRYTEALASEKGGYLVKKVENPDVVLIANGSEVATLVAAAEILESKNGLKVNIASIISEGLFRLQSKDYQNSVIPNDKPLFGLTAGLPVNLQGLVGANGSVFGLDHFGYSAPANVLDEKFGFTGEKVSNEVLEYLKTL
- the fsa gene encoding fructose-6-phosphate aldolase; this encodes MKFFIDTANLDQIKEAQDLGVLDGVTTNPSLMAKEGITGAENILQHYRDICEAVEGDVSAEVIATDYEGMVKQGEELAALNPQIVVKLPMIAAGVKACKYFSDKGIKTNVTLVFSVGQALLAAKAGATYVSPFLGRLDDISTDGLNLIKEIRLVYDNYGFKTQILAASIRNTMHVINCAKIGSDVMTGPLSSITGLLKHPLTDSGLAQFLADYAKGN
- a CDS encoding aldose epimerase family protein, with the protein product MIRQNKFIGNLLIAISVCFLFQCKKDTKSSLNLKDDALKNHAMTISKSKYGTTPSGISVDCFTLKNKNGVEVEIINYGGIVKSIKVPNKKGTIENVVLGYDSLSQYINGDSFLGATIGRFGNRIANGKFTLDGKEYTLALNNAPNSLHGGDKGFDNVIWKATTKSDENSVSLVLNYLSVDMEEGFPGNLNTTVTFTLNSDNALDILYEANTDKKTIINLTNHSYFNLSGNFKNDILDHKLQIRADKIVPVNKNLIPTGELVSVENTPFDFRSFKIIGADIDADNQQIKFGFGYDHCWVLKNQNDDVRLIAEAYHEESGRVLEVFSDEPGVQFYTGNHLNGTHGKRTGFCLETQHYPDSPNQVNFPSVVLDVGETYSSRTAYKFSVK
- a CDS encoding hybrid sensor histidine kinase/response regulator transcription factor codes for the protein MDYSFVNIKNGISNVAISTIIQDQYGIIWMGTNGTGLIRYDGIDHISYKHKLNDASSISNSLVNCAKLDSKNRIWIGTEEGLNLYNQDLDQFKKISLGNEKQTNASIRSIEQDSLGNLFVGTYKQGLFKLNLESFKSEKVSNSTINNQSVFININSIQLAGSGRVFVGTNLGLKEVDVESNSLVNVVYVDKNERTPIANFIEAMLVDTDNNLWVGTLSDGIFKFKIGNGPGNELTEYNHFAISDKMIMTMIQLDDHSLMIGTENDGLFHLETSGKVIKNYLLNKQDEKSIHSNSIWSLFLDSNKRIWMGYYNSGLAVSDNLYDKFRNIESLSRNPNSLKANSVMGIVKDKSDRLWIGMDGGGIDIYNLKTDKYTHINKEENFPYSGLTSDYIETIFIDSKENIWAGSWDSGIFLLKKGHKKFINYNIENTKGKLTSNTILSISEDPDGTIWIGTFFKGLHSFDPVSKEITHYNSKPFVENGITTSDVRKVLVDPESNIWLGTTKGLFKIKKIPSGQFSIVSMEKRLSEKYGNYASANHILSLHLGTDNILWIGTRGAGLCKYNLNTDELEWYNRLSGLQEENVAGIIQSKEGDLWLTGNEGISKLDRKNNTFINYTVNDGLLSNDFNFNAALRDKEGILYFGNFKGIDYFNPKDIKINNSVPSLYLVGFKLFNESVLPYQKNSPLKKVIAETKSITLDNSQSVFTIEFAAINYTRPEKNQYAYYLEGLESSWNYVGNLRSATYTHLNHGEYVFKLKAANNDGVWNEVPLSLSIKILPPWWKTNWAFLTYFALLLLILYLLYNITQNRIREKQVIANERSKRFQEEELNDKKFQFFTNISHEFRTPLTLILSPLTNLINNKVVNFPDDVKGKLQIIEKNAKRLSRLTNELMDFRKLEQHKLKIKANKINLIPFCEDIVSYFDEEATRRNIYLNVDADVSELDLWADKNMLEKIIFNILSNAFKVTPEGGAITIEISMKDSNSKLEKLNDNLLIKEYVAISISDTGPGLEPEQLTKIFERFYQVDNLNKAYYGGTGIGLEVVQSFVRLHRGAVDVESEIGIGTKFKVLLPFGKEHLDKSELASVSESENFVRNKQPLIENLSNEQNKIGLIEKGSRSDTLLIVEDNVELRDYLKGELEEFYKIIAANNGVEGLKLANENLPDIIISDIIMPEMDGLEFCKKIKTDIRTSHIPILVLTAKSKLDDRIESVEIGADAYMKKPFDMRLVKLRLAQLIQSRKLIFNKYFSEISGAEENKNATSIDKEFIQKILTYINDNISDSNLSVEILASQLNLSRSQLYRKVKMLTGQTVNEFIRNIRLQRANQLLECGSATISEICYQVGFASPSYFTKCFKAHFGILPTEVKVKQ